A genomic window from Aestuariirhabdus litorea includes:
- a CDS encoding 6-bladed beta-propeller: MLDHTKARLLLVLALTALTGCVGLPQQQKSDFVKPVYPSPPDEARFYWQEMLTSSADVELEEEDKAMERWLTGTNRQATGLGKPFDVSVYQGKAYVSDNARREIVVFDRAGHKFQRIGTEDDAKFRQPFAIDHDLAGNLYVIDGGLKQALIFDAEGNYVKRLGSKEMFDRPSGIAVSPDGSRLFIVDTAGVSSPNHRVRVFNPVSGEHLFDFGTRGTEPGQFNLPKNAAYGSDGLLYVNDSGNFRIQVFNPEDGSFIRSVGSIGRTRGNFARPKGIAIDPAGNLYVADAAFGNFQIFNPDGQLLMFVGGRGAAGGPGQYMLPAGLDVDEDGRVYMVDQFFSKVEVFRPAAVGEDEGYFKVLKERVKREE; the protein is encoded by the coding sequence ATGCTTGACCATACCAAAGCAAGATTATTGCTAGTACTTGCCCTCACAGCATTGACGGGGTGCGTTGGACTGCCCCAACAGCAGAAGTCCGACTTTGTGAAGCCTGTTTACCCATCGCCACCCGATGAGGCCCGCTTCTATTGGCAAGAGATGCTTACTTCAAGCGCCGATGTTGAGCTTGAAGAAGAGGACAAGGCAATGGAACGTTGGTTAACCGGTACCAACAGGCAAGCCACAGGGCTTGGCAAGCCTTTTGATGTCAGCGTCTACCAAGGCAAAGCCTATGTATCGGATAACGCCCGAAGAGAAATCGTCGTCTTTGATCGGGCAGGGCATAAATTCCAGCGCATCGGAACAGAAGACGATGCCAAATTTCGCCAACCTTTTGCCATTGACCATGATCTGGCGGGCAATCTCTATGTGATCGATGGCGGCCTGAAACAGGCACTGATCTTCGATGCTGAGGGCAACTATGTTAAACGCCTGGGCAGCAAGGAGATGTTTGACCGCCCCTCGGGGATCGCAGTATCCCCCGATGGCAGCAGGCTTTTCATTGTGGACACCGCAGGTGTCTCTTCCCCCAACCACCGGGTGCGCGTTTTCAACCCGGTTAGCGGTGAACATCTGTTCGACTTTGGCACACGTGGGACCGAGCCGGGGCAATTTAACCTGCCCAAAAACGCAGCCTATGGAAGCGACGGTCTGCTGTACGTCAACGATAGCGGTAATTTCCGCATCCAGGTGTTTAACCCGGAAGATGGCTCCTTTATCCGCAGCGTGGGCAGCATCGGTAGAACACGGGGAAACTTTGCTCGCCCCAAAGGGATCGCCATTGACCCCGCAGGCAACCTCTATGTTGCCGATGCGGCCTTCGGAAACTTCCAGATTTTTAATCCCGATGGGCAGCTGCTGATGTTTGTTGGGGGGCGGGGGGCCGCTGGCGGGCCCGGGCAGTATATGCTACCGGCCGGTTTGGATGTTGACGAGGACGGCCGAGTGTATATGGTCGACCAGTTCTTTTCCAAGGTGGAAGTTTTCCGCCCCGCCGCAGTCGGTGAGGATGAGGGTTACTTTAAGGTGCTTAAGGAACGAGTCAAGCGAGAGGAATAA
- a CDS encoding DUF1566 domain-containing protein produces the protein MIGKRVLIGGLCGALTCVAGGLSAAEQQQCVDSGRASTPTERFAIFDDGTVRDRVTGLLWKRCAVGQSWDGTTCREAPRKQVKSWFSWQGAKAMVARLNDPSQKHQWRMPSISELKTLVESRCQKPAINLELFPNAPAWPFWSSSELSSNPDYVWRIDFSSGKLGTDLKTNYSYYVRLVKGEAPKLDGRTMAKPRSAEEEEIAARNDGIHDIENPDLTLLQRYDQATLGFPLDTRDQVDWAKVLLDGIIEPRTTREGDQVEMAVWDHTIIFKDTQGMPWVRFPHKLHSMWLACENCHDQFFETKTGTADISMQSIYTGQHCGACHGRVAFSPNSCERCHSELYPGVQKWW, from the coding sequence ATGATTGGTAAACGGGTACTGATAGGGGGGCTCTGCGGTGCCCTGACCTGCGTGGCCGGTGGGTTGAGCGCAGCGGAGCAGCAACAATGTGTGGATAGCGGACGGGCCAGTACTCCTACGGAGCGTTTTGCGATCTTTGATGACGGTACGGTGCGTGACAGGGTAACGGGTCTATTGTGGAAGCGTTGCGCCGTTGGCCAGTCCTGGGATGGTACCACCTGCCGGGAGGCTCCGCGCAAGCAGGTCAAGTCCTGGTTCTCCTGGCAGGGCGCCAAGGCTATGGTCGCCCGCCTTAATGACCCTTCCCAGAAGCATCAATGGCGAATGCCGAGCATCTCCGAACTGAAAACCCTGGTTGAATCGCGTTGCCAAAAGCCGGCCATTAACCTGGAACTCTTTCCCAACGCCCCGGCCTGGCCCTTCTGGAGCTCCAGCGAGCTTTCCTCCAACCCGGATTATGTCTGGAGAATCGACTTCAGTAGCGGCAAGTTGGGGACCGACCTGAAAACCAATTACAGCTACTATGTGCGCCTGGTTAAGGGTGAGGCGCCCAAGCTGGACGGCCGAACGATGGCAAAGCCGCGCTCAGCGGAAGAGGAGGAGATTGCCGCCAGAAATGATGGTATCCACGACATCGAAAACCCCGACCTTACCCTGTTGCAGCGTTATGACCAGGCCACCCTCGGCTTTCCGTTGGATACCCGTGATCAGGTCGATTGGGCGAAAGTGCTCCTCGACGGCATCATCGAGCCGCGAACCACCCGCGAGGGGGACCAGGTGGAGATGGCGGTATGGGACCACACCATTATTTTTAAGGATACCCAGGGGATGCCCTGGGTGCGCTTTCCCCACAAGCTGCACAGCATGTGGCTGGCCTGCGAGAACTGCCATGACCAGTTTTTCGAGACCAAAACCGGTACCGCCGATATCAGTATGCAGAGTATCTATACCGGCCAGCACTGTGGTGCTTGCCATGGCCGTGTCGCTTTCAGCCCCAACAGCTGCGAGCGCTGTCACAGTGAACTTTACCCGGGGGTGCAGAAGTGGTGGTAG
- a CDS encoding tetratricopeptide repeat protein has protein sequence MNTGSTRRSSWRQRRPLLLLGVFGVIGLVALLIESFPEKRLAPPQAPLEEAAVETADKPMDLEAHVHLKQLQLAFQQAVLMLHAKQYELAVVALHKVIEMDPEMPEAHTNMGFALLGLERWGAAKDFFIVATELDPSQLNAYYGMALAYAGLELYPQAIGAMVTYEHRADDADAYRLNAHQLIERWRTAEDSRGADERFIDEVIVPTLKRVEEDAKRLTEEREAATPSDRADTGPAGERG, from the coding sequence TTGAACACTGGAAGTACAAGGCGCTCCTCCTGGCGCCAGCGCAGACCCCTGTTGTTATTGGGGGTGTTCGGGGTAATTGGCCTGGTGGCCCTGCTGATAGAGTCGTTCCCCGAAAAACGGTTGGCACCGCCGCAGGCGCCGTTAGAGGAGGCGGCTGTTGAAACGGCAGACAAGCCCATGGATCTGGAGGCGCATGTTCACCTCAAGCAGTTGCAACTGGCGTTTCAACAGGCTGTGCTGATGTTGCACGCCAAGCAGTATGAGTTGGCGGTTGTCGCGTTACATAAGGTGATCGAGATGGATCCTGAGATGCCCGAAGCCCATACCAATATGGGCTTTGCCCTGCTTGGCCTGGAGCGGTGGGGTGCTGCCAAGGATTTCTTTATTGTGGCGACCGAGCTTGATCCCTCCCAGCTTAACGCTTACTACGGTATGGCCCTGGCCTATGCGGGCCTTGAGCTTTATCCCCAGGCGATCGGGGCCATGGTAACCTATGAGCACCGTGCTGATGATGCGGATGCGTATCGACTGAATGCGCACCAACTGATTGAACGTTGGCGGACTGCTGAGGATTCGAGGGGAGCGGATGAGCGCTTCATCGATGAGGTGATCGTACCCACCCTGAAGCGAGTGGAGGAGGATGCGAAACGATTGACCGAGGAGAGGGAGGCGGCCACACCCTCCGATAGAGCCGATACCGGCCCGGCAGGAGAGCGCGGATGA
- a CDS encoding cbb3-type cytochrome c oxidase subunit I, whose protein sequence is MSQRYSSLVAPAWLLLGILAFFVATLLAVVLVVSRMPFPGHFLADENLFRSTLVLHVNMAVLIWFGACVGFLWSERSSSLGRWSLVSVTLGGCGALMLLLAGTLPATPILSNYVPVIDHPLFLLGLKCFMAALVLQGGSWCVAHLFRCHRQLSALDLSLFSLVLLLALTLMTVVAAVWSLPRDLPPETYFELLFWGGGHLAQILYAQLLVAVWLRLMGGTALAGSTTLLVLMLPVLAALSSLWPVLTMDPRSAEYRDYFTQLMRWGSWLAVPFIAWQVWRERAAFSPVMRVVFPGSLALFVVGLLVGAIIRGDNLMVPAHYHATTGAINLALMGLGYAWLQRKEAVARWSMHQLRLYAVGVMLMVMGLALSGYLGVGRKVTVKGHLLDEWSEQMSMTLMGVGGLTAIAAVFLFVGILFLLLRNRSSSFDLSSRHT, encoded by the coding sequence TTGAGTCAGCGTTATTCCTCTTTGGTTGCCCCTGCCTGGTTGCTGCTTGGCATTTTGGCTTTTTTCGTTGCCACCCTGCTGGCCGTAGTGTTGGTGGTCAGCCGTATGCCCTTTCCAGGCCACTTTCTGGCTGATGAAAACCTGTTTCGCAGCACGCTGGTGTTGCACGTCAATATGGCGGTCCTGATCTGGTTTGGCGCCTGCGTCGGCTTCCTCTGGAGTGAGCGTTCCTCCTCCCTTGGCAGGTGGTCCCTGGTTTCTGTAACCCTGGGTGGGTGCGGGGCCTTGATGTTGTTGCTGGCCGGTACCCTGCCCGCCACCCCGATTCTCAGCAATTACGTGCCGGTCATTGATCACCCCCTGTTTCTGTTGGGGCTCAAGTGCTTTATGGCTGCCTTGGTGTTACAGGGGGGAAGCTGGTGTGTTGCCCATCTTTTCCGCTGCCACCGGCAGCTCTCTGCGCTGGACCTTAGTCTCTTTTCGCTTGTTCTGCTGCTGGCGCTGACCCTGATGACGGTGGTGGCTGCGGTCTGGTCCCTCCCTCGGGACCTGCCCCCTGAAACCTATTTTGAACTGCTGTTCTGGGGAGGCGGGCATTTGGCCCAGATCCTATACGCCCAGCTGTTGGTTGCCGTATGGTTGCGACTGATGGGCGGTACGGCCCTGGCTGGCTCAACAACGCTGCTTGTACTGATGCTTCCGGTGCTCGCTGCCTTGTCGTCACTGTGGCCGGTGCTTACCATGGATCCGCGTTCTGCAGAGTATCGCGATTACTTCACCCAGCTGATGCGCTGGGGGAGCTGGTTGGCGGTTCCCTTTATCGCCTGGCAGGTATGGCGTGAACGCGCCGCATTCAGCCCTGTGATGCGTGTTGTGTTTCCCGGATCGCTGGCGCTGTTCGTCGTGGGGTTGCTGGTAGGGGCCATTATTCGTGGCGATAATTTAATGGTACCAGCCCATTACCACGCCACCACGGGGGCGATAAACCTTGCGCTGATGGGGCTTGGCTACGCCTGGTTGCAGCGTAAAGAAGCCGTTGCCCGCTGGTCAATGCATCAGCTGCGCCTCTATGCGGTCGGCGTGATGCTGATGGTGATGGGGTTGGCGCTATCCGGTTATCTGGGGGTAGGGCGCAAGGTGACGGTCAAAGGACACCTGCTGGATGAGTGGTCAGAACAGATGTCCATGACCCTGATGGGGGTGGGCGGGCTGACCGCAATCGCGGCGGTTTTCCTTTTTGTGGGAATTCTTTTTTTGCTTTTAAGAAATCGATCGTCATCTTTTGACCTTTCGAGTCGACATACCTAG
- a CDS encoding GW dipeptide domain-containing protein, which translates to MIKTSYIFIAAAAAWFATTAVIDTTPAPSHETAAHPSTAAAAHPALPAGFNQGTVVEALNAGGYTYAQVNTNGQQLWIAGPQTAVQAGQNISWGQGAVMTNFTSKSLGRTFDQILFVSSYMTDEQLAAREASTSRGKVLAVQEAGGYSYMEVDTGAKTVWVAAPAIQVKVNDTVQWGSASEMHNFTSKSLARTFDSILFAAAVSVAN; encoded by the coding sequence ATGATCAAGACATCCTACATCTTCATTGCCGCCGCCGCCGCGTGGTTTGCCACCACCGCCGTTATCGATACCACCCCGGCGCCCTCCCATGAAACCGCTGCTCACCCGTCCACAGCAGCTGCAGCACACCCTGCTCTCCCCGCAGGCTTCAACCAGGGCACCGTCGTTGAGGCCCTGAATGCAGGTGGCTACACCTACGCCCAGGTCAACACCAACGGCCAGCAGCTGTGGATTGCCGGTCCCCAGACCGCGGTTCAGGCTGGCCAGAATATCTCCTGGGGCCAGGGCGCGGTCATGACCAACTTCACCTCCAAGTCCCTCGGCCGGACCTTTGACCAGATTCTGTTTGTCTCCAGCTATATGACCGACGAGCAGCTGGCGGCCCGTGAAGCCTCCACCTCTCGCGGAAAAGTGCTGGCCGTGCAGGAAGCGGGCGGTTACAGCTACATGGAGGTGGACACCGGCGCCAAGACGGTGTGGGTTGCCGCGCCGGCCATTCAGGTAAAGGTGAATGACACCGTACAGTGGGGCTCTGCCTCCGAGATGCACAACTTCACCAGCAAAAGCCTGGCGCGCACGTTTGACAGCATTCTGTTTGCAGCCGCTGTTAGCGTTGCCAACTAG
- a CDS encoding c-type cytochrome, protein MKKVIASAAALLLSTSVFAADGKAVYEKACQVCHAAGVAGAPVSHDAAAWAPRLAQGMDALLASVKNGKNAMPAGGMCGDCSDDDYKAAIEFMSK, encoded by the coding sequence ATGAAAAAAGTAATTGCTAGCGCTGCAGCTCTGCTGCTGTCCACCTCCGTATTCGCAGCTGACGGAAAAGCTGTTTATGAAAAAGCGTGTCAGGTATGCCACGCCGCCGGAGTCGCCGGTGCCCCCGTTTCGCACGATGCTGCGGCCTGGGCTCCCCGTCTAGCGCAAGGCATGGATGCTCTGCTGGCCAGCGTTAAGAACGGCAAGAATGCAATGCCGGCTGGCGGCATGTGCGGTGACTGCTCTGACGATGACTACAAAGCAGCCATCGAGTTCATGAGCAAGTAA
- a CDS encoding sel1 repeat family protein has product MRKACRQLIAGVSVSLAVLVAPLAIAEENLALGYYLPMAEQGSPYAQLTIGELYMLGEEIPKDDIEAYAWLKTALAQGVEEAEPLLKELDKQLAGEALQEAQLRASQYIEAYSLP; this is encoded by the coding sequence ATGAGAAAAGCGTGTCGACAGCTGATCGCCGGAGTGAGTGTGTCCCTAGCGGTATTGGTGGCGCCTTTAGCCATCGCAGAGGAAAACCTGGCGCTGGGCTATTACCTGCCTATGGCGGAGCAGGGCTCCCCTTACGCCCAGCTCACGATCGGAGAGCTCTATATGCTCGGGGAGGAGATTCCCAAGGATGATATAGAGGCGTACGCATGGCTGAAAACTGCATTGGCGCAGGGTGTTGAAGAGGCAGAGCCTCTGCTGAAGGAGTTGGACAAGCAGCTCGCCGGTGAGGCCCTGCAGGAAGCGCAGTTACGTGCCAGCCAGTATATTGAGGCTTACAGCTTGCCCTGA
- a CDS encoding response regulator codes for MVTRRARILFVDDEPKILHALKWLFRKGYDVAVAEGGQEALEQVKTFKPDVVVSDQRMPGMTGTQLLNQIKVISPGTMRLLLTGYSDYKAVVNSVNEGEIYRFVHKPWVNSQIRSVVEEAANTALNSPEIVPEQAVADGPSLGAQSAVVESGNILVIDDDESACNQLQEVLGTTHNLLFARSMDDAMSLLESNPVGVVISEVSIGSGDVTTLIKLLKRHYPEIVSVVMTSQEDANIIIELINQGQIYRFMSKPIKAAQCRINVESALRKHRLLHTNPALQRRHKVVEVRTSPDPEAAPAEQAADQEVLPKVSPGMFDSMLKRVRRLGSLWR; via the coding sequence ATGGTAACTCGACGCGCAAGAATATTGTTTGTGGATGACGAACCTAAAATTCTGCACGCACTGAAGTGGTTGTTCAGAAAAGGGTACGATGTGGCGGTTGCAGAAGGTGGCCAGGAGGCCCTTGAGCAAGTCAAAACCTTCAAGCCCGATGTGGTTGTTAGCGATCAACGCATGCCGGGCATGACCGGTACCCAACTGCTTAACCAGATTAAGGTGATCTCTCCCGGCACCATGCGCCTTCTATTGACGGGCTACTCGGACTACAAGGCGGTGGTCAACTCGGTGAACGAGGGTGAGATCTACCGCTTTGTGCACAAGCCCTGGGTGAATAGCCAGATTCGTAGCGTGGTTGAAGAGGCGGCCAATACTGCCCTTAATTCCCCCGAAATAGTGCCCGAGCAGGCTGTAGCTGATGGCCCCTCCCTGGGGGCTCAGTCCGCAGTGGTTGAGTCGGGTAATATCCTGGTGATCGATGATGATGAGTCCGCCTGTAATCAGCTGCAGGAGGTGCTAGGCACGACCCACAACCTGCTGTTTGCGCGCTCAATGGATGATGCCATGAGCCTGTTGGAGAGCAATCCGGTAGGGGTGGTGATCTCCGAAGTCAGTATCGGGAGCGGGGATGTCACCACTCTGATCAAGCTGTTGAAGCGCCATTATCCCGAAATTGTCTCGGTAGTGATGACCTCGCAGGAGGACGCAAACATCATCATCGAGTTGATCAACCAGGGGCAGATCTACCGCTTTATGAGCAAGCCGATCAAGGCGGCTCAGTGCAGGATCAACGTTGAGTCGGCTTTGCGCAAGCATCGGCTGCTTCACACCAACCCCGCGCTGCAGCGGCGGCATAAGGTGGTTGAGGTGCGCACGTCGCCTGACCCTGAAGCGGCTCCTGCTGAGCAGGCGGCTGACCAGGAGGTGTTGCCAAAGGTGAGCCCCGGTATGTTTGACAGCATGCTGAAGCGGGTGCGGAGGCTGGGAAGCCTTTGGCGTTAA
- a CDS encoding sensor histidine kinase, translating to MAFSIVAGSLAYLQNRTALDNLVAQAESSNVNLAKAFANSLWAEFEPLVNRASTLSREQLKNAPEQPHLYGLVQGMMAGTNALKVKVFNLEGLTVFSTEAAQIGDDKSKNAGYLSAVGERPASELTHRDTFSAFEQVVEDRDVISSYVPLYADGNLVGVFEIYSDMTPLIDHIDETKYLVLGSVIGLSILLYVALFLIVLRANNIIKEQAEENTRAQGHLANSDKMASLGRMVAGVAHELNTPLAFVGSNVSMMREVLEEIELPHRWGSRLIQLAGKSDQPEVLVKLDKQRYASEINNYEAMELSEVEELIDSTLSGVEQMRDLVVNLKNFTRIDRAKVSEYNLNDAIKNVFYIARSSIATTIEFEQDLGEIYPVACMPSQINQVLMNLMINAGQALGDEGKMTIRSRMEGNNVVIDVEDNGPGIKPEDLEHIFDAFYTTKGEGEGTGLGLSICKEIIAEHGGDLTVKTVVGEGSCFTVRLPVADLPN from the coding sequence GTGGCATTTTCGATTGTCGCTGGTAGCTTGGCCTATCTGCAGAACCGGACCGCTTTGGATAACCTGGTGGCCCAGGCAGAAAGCAGTAACGTCAACCTGGCCAAGGCGTTTGCCAACTCGTTGTGGGCGGAGTTCGAACCTCTGGTGAACCGCGCCTCAACCCTGTCCCGTGAGCAGTTAAAAAACGCCCCCGAGCAGCCTCATCTTTACGGCCTCGTGCAGGGGATGATGGCGGGTACCAACGCACTTAAAGTGAAAGTATTCAATCTAGAGGGCCTTACCGTCTTCTCCACGGAGGCCGCCCAGATTGGAGATGACAAAAGCAAGAACGCCGGTTACCTGTCGGCGGTAGGCGAGCGTCCGGCGAGTGAGTTGACTCACCGAGACACCTTCAGTGCTTTCGAGCAGGTGGTAGAGGATCGTGACGTTATCTCCAGCTACGTGCCGCTCTACGCCGACGGCAACCTGGTAGGGGTATTCGAGATCTACTCCGACATGACCCCGTTGATCGACCATATCGATGAAACCAAGTATCTGGTGCTGGGGTCTGTTATCGGCCTCTCCATCCTGCTTTATGTTGCGCTGTTTTTGATCGTGCTGCGTGCCAACAACATCATCAAGGAGCAGGCCGAAGAGAACACCCGTGCCCAGGGGCATCTGGCGAACTCCGACAAAATGGCCTCCCTCGGTCGTATGGTGGCGGGGGTGGCCCACGAACTCAACACCCCCCTGGCCTTTGTGGGAAGTAACGTCTCCATGATGCGGGAGGTGCTGGAGGAGATCGAACTGCCCCACCGCTGGGGTTCTCGCCTGATCCAGCTGGCGGGCAAGAGTGACCAGCCCGAAGTGCTGGTCAAGCTGGATAAGCAGCGTTATGCCTCAGAGATCAATAACTATGAGGCGATGGAGTTGAGCGAGGTGGAAGAGCTGATCGACTCAACCCTCAGTGGTGTAGAGCAGATGCGCGATCTGGTCGTTAACCTGAAGAACTTCACCCGTATTGATCGTGCCAAGGTCAGTGAGTACAACCTGAACGATGCAATCAAGAATGTCTTCTATATCGCCCGCAGTTCCATCGCCACCACCATTGAGTTCGAGCAGGATCTGGGTGAGATCTATCCGGTGGCCTGCATGCCATCCCAGATCAATCAGGTGTTGATGAACCTGATGATCAATGCCGGTCAGGCGCTGGGTGATGAGGGCAAGATGACGATCCGCTCGCGTATGGAAGGCAATAATGTCGTGATCGATGTCGAAGACAACGGGCCTGGCATCAAGCCGGAAGACCTGGAGCACATCTTCGATGCATTCTATACCACCAAGGGTGAGGGTGAGGGGACCGGCCTGGGTCTCTCAATCTGCAAGGAGATCATTGCTGAGCATGGTGGTGACTTGACCGTTAAAACGGTCGTTGGCGAGGGCAGCTGTTTCACTGTTCGCCTGCCTGTGGCTGACCTGCCTAACTAA
- the ccmI gene encoding c-type cytochrome biogenesis protein CcmI: protein MFLFWLITVLMVVVALGFVLVPLMRSTKADADVLDESAVNVAVYRERMAELEADRAEGKIDDKEFARLQLEQQRALLEDDAMVVAKKAGHEGARWVLPALVLVLLPLSSYGLYLKLGASDLLTLPPQAEAANPHGEGSMEGMAIALLQELEADPNNSQGWFTLGRTYTAIGRYEQAAEAFDRVSQILGKEHAEILAQKAQALYFGSGNQVTPQIQAIIDQALADDDMDPGLNGLLGMIAYDSGNFADAVMRWERMLTNIRPGMSEEGIRQAIEMARQQLAGSGGELPAAASSSPASAAAASGQGVFGDKPLKVLVEIDPGLLEQVDGSSTVFVALKRADGPPMPLAAVRLQAGQLPTLVSIDDRNLLTQGVIVDSGEALLLSATLSKSGTAGTKSGDLRGVTSPMTLSEMGEKVIQVNIDSVVP, encoded by the coding sequence ATGTTTCTGTTTTGGTTGATTACGGTGCTGATGGTTGTTGTTGCACTGGGTTTTGTGCTGGTTCCTCTGATGCGGTCAACAAAGGCGGATGCCGATGTGCTGGATGAATCGGCGGTTAACGTTGCGGTCTACCGCGAGCGGATGGCGGAGCTGGAGGCGGATCGCGCAGAGGGCAAGATCGACGACAAGGAGTTTGCCCGCCTGCAGCTGGAACAGCAACGGGCGTTGCTGGAAGATGATGCCATGGTGGTGGCTAAAAAGGCCGGCCACGAGGGGGCTCGCTGGGTATTGCCTGCCCTGGTACTGGTGCTGCTACCTCTCTCCAGCTACGGTCTGTACCTCAAACTGGGGGCCAGTGACCTGTTGACTCTCCCACCCCAGGCCGAAGCGGCGAATCCCCACGGAGAGGGCTCCATGGAGGGGATGGCCATTGCATTGTTGCAGGAGCTTGAGGCCGATCCTAATAACTCCCAGGGCTGGTTTACCCTGGGGCGTACCTACACGGCGATCGGTCGGTATGAGCAAGCGGCAGAAGCCTTTGACCGGGTAAGCCAGATTCTGGGCAAGGAGCACGCAGAGATTTTGGCGCAAAAGGCGCAGGCCCTTTACTTCGGTAGTGGTAACCAGGTGACACCGCAGATCCAGGCAATTATCGATCAGGCGCTCGCCGATGATGACATGGATCCGGGTTTGAACGGCCTGCTGGGTATGATCGCCTATGACAGCGGGAACTTCGCGGATGCGGTCATGCGTTGGGAGAGAATGCTGACCAATATTCGCCCTGGCATGAGTGAAGAGGGTATCCGGCAGGCGATTGAAATGGCTCGCCAGCAGCTGGCAGGCTCCGGTGGAGAGTTACCGGCCGCCGCTTCCTCGTCGCCTGCGTCGGCAGCTGCTGCTAGCGGGCAGGGTGTGTTTGGTGACAAGCCCCTGAAGGTTCTGGTTGAAATTGACCCAGGCCTGCTGGAGCAGGTTGATGGCTCCAGCACCGTGTTTGTCGCCCTCAAGCGCGCCGATGGCCCCCCCATGCCGCTGGCGGCTGTTCGCTTGCAGGCGGGACAGTTGCCTACCCTGGTATCGATCGATGATCGTAACCTGCTGACCCAGGGGGTCATAGTGGACTCCGGGGAGGCGTTGCTGCTGAGCGCGACACTCTCAAAATCGGGAACCGCAGGTACTAAATCTGGTGATCTGAGGGGCGTTACCAGCCCTATGACCCTGTCCGAGATGGGTGAAAAAGTGATCCAGGTCAATATTGATTCGGTTGTCCCCTGA